CAATACGAGTCCGACGTTCATAGCTTTTCACTCGTCGCCAACCCTTAATTGGGTCGATGAAAAGAAAGATTGGACAGGAGCCGTGACGCTCATAATGATAGTCTTCTTTGGGATCTTGACCGGGTTGGAGAGGAATGGGATTCTTAACATGATCCGTTAATTGTACGGCAGCTTCATCCATACAAATTAAAGGTTCCTCTTCAGTGTGGACGGCAGTGTACAGATCAAGAACATCTTCCATTTGAGCTATGAAACGCGGCGCATCGTCTTCCGGAATACAGTAGCGCTGCTTTTTCCAAGGTCGCAACTTGTTTTTTTTAAACTTTGACGTACCGTTTCCCTGCTGATGTTAACTACGAGCCCACGACGCTTCAGTTCCTCCACCAACAAACTCAGAGTCCAGCGTACCCGCCCCGACGGGGGGTTTTCACAACAAATTGCCACTAGGTGTGCGTGTTTTTCTCCATCTAATATAGGCTCGACCGGAGGGGTTTGCCGTTGACGATTTGTCACAGCAGATTCTATTCCACCCTTGACAAAGGACTTACGAATCCGAGCGACGGTGTTAATGTGGACCCCTAACGCTTCACTGATTTGGGCATCTTTCCAGCGCCCTTCGGGATGCTCTTGGTCAGCCATCAGTAAAACTCTTGCTCTGATAATTCGTTTAGCGCTTGCATGACCATTGCGACTCTGTTCGGTTAAGTCCTTTCGCTCGGCGGGGGTCAGATAGACTTTATGTTTGATGTTCGGGTTACTCATGAGACTCCTCAAAGATATTTTACCCACTATTTTAGCTTAGACGCGCTA
This window of the Laspinema palackyanum D2c genome carries:
- a CDS encoding IS630 family transposase (programmed frameshift), whose protein sequence is MSNPNIKHKVYLTPAERKDLTEQSRNGHASAKRIIRARVLLMADQEHPEGRWKDAQISEALGVHINTVARIRKSFVKGGIESAVTNRQRQTPPVEPILDGEKHAHLVAICCENPPSGRVRWTLSLLVEELKRRGLVVNISRETVRQSFKKNKLRPWKKQRYCIPEDDAPRFIAQMEDVLDLYTAVHTEEEPLICMDEAAVQLTDHVKNPIPLQPGQDPKEDYHYERHGSCPIFLFIDPIKGWRRVKSYERRTRIEWAEEVRHLLEHEYPHAQKIKLVCDNLNTHHIASLYQAFPAQIAHRLARRLEIHYTPRNGSWLNIAEIELSVLHQQCLDRRIPSQEILTQELQSWEEERNATSAQVKWRFSTEDARIKLHHLYPQF